One window from the genome of Pyrus communis chromosome 16, drPyrComm1.1, whole genome shotgun sequence encodes:
- the LOC137721295 gene encoding protein IQ-DOMAIN 3-like isoform X1: MGRKGSWFSTLKKALTLDPKENKDQKTHKSKKWFGKYKNEDAVSSCEETALVIPAPAPAPAPASTPTHPPPPTPPPKEDVELAEAENAQNKHAYSVALATAVAAEAAVAAVQAAAEVVRLTAVPMPRYTRKSMQEAAAIKIQTAFRGHLARRALRALRGLVRLKSLIEGQSVKRQATTTLRCMQTVAHVQSQIRARRIRMSEENQALQRQLQQKQEKELEKLKASMGEDWNDSTESKEQVEAKLQMKQEAAIRRERALAYSFSHQKMWKNSPKSEHPTFMDPSNPHWGWSWLERWMAARPWESRSTADFNDRASMRSAASRASMSVGEITKAYALRDKPSPRTPTVLRSNRPSSRQSPSTPLSKAPSSASVTRRNPRGNGRVGDEDSRRTLSIQSERFNRRHSMAGFSVRADESLASSPSVQNYRTPTKPTKARSRLATLNSNQSEKNGTPSEKGSVTSVKKQLSFSASPAGPRRHSGPLRYDSSSIKGTPVHARKGSR, translated from the exons ATGGGGAGGAAAGGGAGTTGGTTTTCTACACTCAAGAAAGCCCTCACCCTTGATCCAAAGGAAAATAAAGATCAG AAGACTCATAAGTCAAAGAAATGGTTTGGGAAGTACAAGAACGAGGATGCGGTATCTTCCTGCGAAGAAACCGCATTGGTTATCCCTGCCCCCGCCCCTGCTCCTGCCCCCGCTAGTACCCCTACCCACCCTCCTCCTCCGACCCCGCCTCCAAAAGAAGATGTCGAGTTAGCTGAGGCTGAGAATGCACAGAACAAACATGCTTACTCTGTGGCACTTGCCACTGCCGTGGCTGCAGAGGCAGCTGTGGCTGCTGTTCAGGCTGCCGCAGAGGTTGTTCGCCTTACAGCTGTGCCCATGCCCCGTTACACCAGAAAGTCGATGCAGGAGGCTGCAGCTATCAAGATTCAGACTGCTTTCCGAGGGCACTTG GCAAGAAGGGCGTTACGAGCTTTGAGGGGGTTGGTGAGGTTGAAATCATTGATAGAGGGCCAATCTGTTAAACGACAAGCAACTACCACATTAAGATGCATGCAGACTGTTGCTCATGTGCAGTCTCAGATTCGTGCAAGGAGGATTAGAATGTCTGAGGAGAATCAGGCACTTCAGCGACAGCTCCAACAGAAACAAGAGAAAGAGCTTGAGAAACTCAAAGCTTCT ATGGGAGAAGATTGGAATGATAGCACAGAATCGAAGGAGCAGGTCGAGGCAAAGCTACAAATGAAACAAGAGGCTGCTATTAGACGAGAAAGGGCATTGGCCTATTCATTCTCTCACCAG AAAATGTGGAAGAACTCTCCGAAATCTGAACACCCGACCTTTATGGACCCCAGCAATCCCCACTGGGGTTGGAGTTGGTTGGAGCGATGGATGGCTGCAAGGCCATGGGAGAGCCGAAGTACAGCAGACTTCAATGACCGGGCCTCCATGAGGAGTGCTGCAAGCCGTGCCTCCATGTCTGTGGGGGAAATCACAAAAGCTTATGCTCTTCGTGATAAGCCTTCTCCTAGGACCCCTACTGTCCTAAGATCAAACAGACCTTCGAGTCGCCAATCCCCTTCAACTCCTCTCTCCAAAGCACCATCGTCCGCATCAGTAACCAGGAGAAACCCAAGAGGAAATGGTCGGGTTGGAGATGAGGACTCCAGGAGAACGCTAAGCATCCAGTCAGAACGCTTCAACAGGAGGCATAGCATGGCAGGATTTTCCGTCAGAGCTGACGAGAGCCTTGCAAGCTCGCCTTCGGTTCAAAATTACAGGACACCCACGAAACCAACAAAGGCCAGGTCGAGGTTGGCAACCCTAAACTCAAACCAGTCAGAGAAGAACGGAACACCATCAGAGAAAGGATCAGTGACGTCTGTAAAGAAGCAGCTGTCATTCTCTGCTTCCCCGGCTGGACCAAGGAGGCACTCCGGTCCTCTTAGGTATGATTCTAGCTCCATTAAAGGCACTCCAGTGCACGCGAGGAAAGGCAGCAGGTAG
- the LOC137721295 gene encoding protein IQ-DOMAIN 3-like isoform X2: MGRKGSWFSTLKKALTLDPKENKDQTHKSKKWFGKYKNEDAVSSCEETALVIPAPAPAPAPASTPTHPPPPTPPPKEDVELAEAENAQNKHAYSVALATAVAAEAAVAAVQAAAEVVRLTAVPMPRYTRKSMQEAAAIKIQTAFRGHLARRALRALRGLVRLKSLIEGQSVKRQATTTLRCMQTVAHVQSQIRARRIRMSEENQALQRQLQQKQEKELEKLKASMGEDWNDSTESKEQVEAKLQMKQEAAIRRERALAYSFSHQKMWKNSPKSEHPTFMDPSNPHWGWSWLERWMAARPWESRSTADFNDRASMRSAASRASMSVGEITKAYALRDKPSPRTPTVLRSNRPSSRQSPSTPLSKAPSSASVTRRNPRGNGRVGDEDSRRTLSIQSERFNRRHSMAGFSVRADESLASSPSVQNYRTPTKPTKARSRLATLNSNQSEKNGTPSEKGSVTSVKKQLSFSASPAGPRRHSGPLRYDSSSIKGTPVHARKGSR; encoded by the exons ATGGGGAGGAAAGGGAGTTGGTTTTCTACACTCAAGAAAGCCCTCACCCTTGATCCAAAGGAAAATAAAGATCAG ACTCATAAGTCAAAGAAATGGTTTGGGAAGTACAAGAACGAGGATGCGGTATCTTCCTGCGAAGAAACCGCATTGGTTATCCCTGCCCCCGCCCCTGCTCCTGCCCCCGCTAGTACCCCTACCCACCCTCCTCCTCCGACCCCGCCTCCAAAAGAAGATGTCGAGTTAGCTGAGGCTGAGAATGCACAGAACAAACATGCTTACTCTGTGGCACTTGCCACTGCCGTGGCTGCAGAGGCAGCTGTGGCTGCTGTTCAGGCTGCCGCAGAGGTTGTTCGCCTTACAGCTGTGCCCATGCCCCGTTACACCAGAAAGTCGATGCAGGAGGCTGCAGCTATCAAGATTCAGACTGCTTTCCGAGGGCACTTG GCAAGAAGGGCGTTACGAGCTTTGAGGGGGTTGGTGAGGTTGAAATCATTGATAGAGGGCCAATCTGTTAAACGACAAGCAACTACCACATTAAGATGCATGCAGACTGTTGCTCATGTGCAGTCTCAGATTCGTGCAAGGAGGATTAGAATGTCTGAGGAGAATCAGGCACTTCAGCGACAGCTCCAACAGAAACAAGAGAAAGAGCTTGAGAAACTCAAAGCTTCT ATGGGAGAAGATTGGAATGATAGCACAGAATCGAAGGAGCAGGTCGAGGCAAAGCTACAAATGAAACAAGAGGCTGCTATTAGACGAGAAAGGGCATTGGCCTATTCATTCTCTCACCAG AAAATGTGGAAGAACTCTCCGAAATCTGAACACCCGACCTTTATGGACCCCAGCAATCCCCACTGGGGTTGGAGTTGGTTGGAGCGATGGATGGCTGCAAGGCCATGGGAGAGCCGAAGTACAGCAGACTTCAATGACCGGGCCTCCATGAGGAGTGCTGCAAGCCGTGCCTCCATGTCTGTGGGGGAAATCACAAAAGCTTATGCTCTTCGTGATAAGCCTTCTCCTAGGACCCCTACTGTCCTAAGATCAAACAGACCTTCGAGTCGCCAATCCCCTTCAACTCCTCTCTCCAAAGCACCATCGTCCGCATCAGTAACCAGGAGAAACCCAAGAGGAAATGGTCGGGTTGGAGATGAGGACTCCAGGAGAACGCTAAGCATCCAGTCAGAACGCTTCAACAGGAGGCATAGCATGGCAGGATTTTCCGTCAGAGCTGACGAGAGCCTTGCAAGCTCGCCTTCGGTTCAAAATTACAGGACACCCACGAAACCAACAAAGGCCAGGTCGAGGTTGGCAACCCTAAACTCAAACCAGTCAGAGAAGAACGGAACACCATCAGAGAAAGGATCAGTGACGTCTGTAAAGAAGCAGCTGTCATTCTCTGCTTCCCCGGCTGGACCAAGGAGGCACTCCGGTCCTCTTAGGTATGATTCTAGCTCCATTAAAGGCACTCCAGTGCACGCGAGGAAAGGCAGCAGGTAG
- the LOC137720954 gene encoding mitochondrial import inner membrane translocase subunit TIM14-1 has translation MATPFLAGLAVAATALAGRYGIQAWHAFKTRPPKARMRKFYEGGFQPTMTKREAALILGVRESAAADKVKEAHRKVMVANHPDAGGSHYLASKINEAKDVMLGKTKGSGSAF, from the exons ATG GCTACACCATTTTTGGCTGGTCTTGCAGTAGCTGCTACTGCCCTTGCTGGTAGATATGGTATCCAGGCTTGGCATGCGTTCAAGACACGACCACCAAAAGCTAGAATGCGGAAATTTTATGAAGGTGGCTTCCAGCCGACAATGACAAAGAGGGAAGCAGCTCTTATTCTCGGTGTCAG GGAAAGTGCAGCTGCAGACAAGGTCAAGGAAGCACATAGAAAGGTGATGGTTGCGAACCATCCTGATGCAGGCGGCAGTCATTACCTTGCTTCCAAAATCAACGAAGCCAAAGATGTGATGCTCGGGAAGACAAAGGGCAGCGGATCAGCATTTTAA